Below is a genomic region from Rosa chinensis cultivar Old Blush chromosome 5, RchiOBHm-V2, whole genome shotgun sequence.
TTGTGAAGTTCTGGAATTGCTTTATTGACCAACACTTGGGCACCTTGTTAATTAAGCTCTTTTGTCATATGCATAACTTAATTAATTTAATCTCTTAGTCTGCAACACCACCATAACATtcattcctcttcttctttctttatatatatattgctttgTGCTTCTGTCAATCTCTGGAATGGTTCTGATGATGTTGACCCATTTAGATCAAGGTTTCATGCTAGACACAAAGATGCCACCGCCAAAGACTTCTTTAGTTTTCATGTCGGCACCACTTCGTTTACTTGCATCAAAACTCGCTGCAGCCTCTTGGAACAAGTTGAAAGTGGCTTTAACATATCCCCTGCACTTCAAGACATCTTTGACAAATAGTGTCAAATTGTCTCTTGTATTGTCATTTTGTCATTCTACCACTAGGCTttcaactttctttctttttttcctttttattctGCATCTTGACACGCTGCACCCACGAACACATGCTTGTCACTTGCTTTTGTCAGTCTCGTTATACTTGTGCAATTTGATGGAACTCTCTCCTCTGCAAATGCCACCAGAACATCATTCtcgctttcttttcttttgtatctTTTGCTTTGTACTTTGGTAACTTCTGTAATCGATTTGATCTCATTTCTTCAATGAAGACGTTGCCTTTCATTTGTATTACCAAGTGCTGCGATTTCAAGGCCTTTGTTAACTTGACAAAACcttatcattattttttttatgcagGTACAAAACAAGTACAGAAGCTGTGGTGTCATAAATTTCAGAGTTCCAGACTTTTGATTTCAACGGTGAGTCTTCCACCCTTCTCTTCTAGTTTCTTTGCACCAAAAACAACTTCTTTGTGCTTTGTCAACTCCCATTGCTGCAACTTTAAGGATTTTAAATTTGTTAAACCCTGTTGTGCAGGTATAAAGGCAAGGACAGCAACTGTAGTCCAGACTCCAGAGTTTCAATTTGAGGGTGAGTCTGACTATTTAgactttgtttattttttttgtgtgttatCTGAGTTGGTGCTTTTGGGAAGCAAGCATGGAATTTGGAGACAGGCTATGTGGTATGGTGGTTTGAAAAAGAGAGGAAGGGAGATTGCTCATGCTGGTGTTTCAAAAGGCAGGTGCTTTTTAATTTTGAGGGATTGTTCTGTTTGTAGACCATCAGAGACGTTGCTCCGGTATATTCATCGGGACGCTGGCCGGCATGGTCATCGGAGACGCTGCTCCGGcatgtttttcctttttcatgacATCCTGACAAACCTGTGAACACAAAAGAAAGTGAAGATCATGGAAGAGAGGGAGTCTCAACCTTTGTGATAAAAGCACGCTGTTGAGTTCTTCTTGCTTGTAGCAGGGCCTcggctctcttcttctttttctgtccCCTTCCCGTGTCACTATTGCTAGCTTTATATAGTGGACTGATGGAGAGTTTAACGTGGATGTTGTTGACTTCCACACGGAATGAAATAGCTAGAGTTTCCTTTCTTCAAGGCTCTTGCAGAAAAACTGCCCTTATCTTTGATTGAGACGTTCTCCTGCTACtcctattctttatttttttcattatttggCTGGAACTTTATCTTGTATAATAAAGAAAGCCACCAGCAAAGTGTGGCACGTCATTACGGAATTTTGCTCTTCTTTGGCCTCATAAGTTCattgtttataattatttatttattatatttttttttatcccaaCACCATGATCCTCCTCAAAAGAGATAAGTCGAGACAAAGCCTCTGCACAAAAGAGAAACTGATAGGGGGAGATAGAGTCTCCCTGCCTAATCCCCTTTTCCGGCTGCAAACAACCACGAGGCACCCCATTAACCAAAAACGAGTAGGAGACAGATTTCACACAACCCATTATCCACTTCACCCAAGTACTACAGAAACCCATCTTCAACATGACCCCTTTAAGGAATTTCCACTCTACCTTGTCGTATGCTTTACTCGTGTCTAGCTTAAGGGCGCAAAAACCCTTCTTTCCCCTTCTTCTCTGCTTAAGAAAGTGAGCAATCTCAAAAGCAATGAGAGAATTATCTAAAATTAGTCGGCCCGGCATGAATGCACTTTGAAACGGGGAAATTACCGAGTCCATCAGAGGCTTAATCTGATTAGCAAgaacttttgagttttgaccctAGTTTATACAAGACATTGCATAAACTAATGGGACGGAGTTGATTAACATACTGCACTTTCTTCACTTTTGGAATTAACGTCACATATGTACTATTAACAGACTTCAATAACTCTTCTGAGAATAGAAAACATCGACTGGCTTCCACAACATCTTTCCCCACCAAACCCCTGAAGTGTTGATAAAAGCATGGTGAAAACCCGTCAAGCCCGGGTGCTTTCGACAGGTGCATCTGCTTAAGAGCTCTAAATACTTCTTCTTTTGAAATCTATCTAACCAAAAGAGCATTAGCTTCCTCAGAAATCACTGGAGGAATGACGTCCAAAACTGCATGGAAGTCGAAAGGTCGCGACGAAGTAAAGAGGCCGTGGAAATATTCTAGAACAATCCTTTCCAAATTCTCATCCTCTGTGCGCTATGCACCATAATCATCAAACAATCCATGCaagcaatttttcttcttcctgttTGAAGCTCGTTGGTGAAAGAACTTGGCATTAGCATCATCATCTTGCAACCAAAATACTTTAGCACGTTCCCTCCAAAATAGTAGTTCTTGTTGTAACAGATTATTCAATTTGGCTTCCAACTCAAATTTGAGTTCAATAGGAGGCGTAAATTGCGTGCTATCATAGAACACTGCTAACTTAGCCCTTGTGTCTTCAATATTTCGTTTCAGACTCCCAAACTGGTTAGAACTCCATTTCTCAAGTGCTTTCCTGGTCAAATCAATCTTGTTGCAAATTTTTAAAAACGGATATGACCCTACGGCCTTCTCCCAACCAGACTCCACGACTTTTTTACACTCCTCCTCTTTCAGCCAAAATTCTTCAAACCGGAATCTTTTCTTCCGTTTTCTTTGCCGTTGCCTGATCTCCCGGATTTCAAGTAATATGGGTAAATAGTCTGACGTGCTGGGGTTGAGATGAACCACTCTAGAAGCCCCAAAAAAGTCTTTCCACCGTTGGCATGCCATAAACCTATCCAATCTTATCTTAATCAAATGTCCACTCCTGATGCCATGCCaggtaaatttaggttcaacAAATTTCACATCCGATAGACAGAGATCCAGTGCCTCCACAAGTCCCAACATCTGTCTAAAATTCCGAACCACACCACCTTCCTTATCAGCCATAAGGCTCTTTTTGGTtggtggaaaggaaaggaatcattttcctttccattggGAAAGTGAATCCTGAGGGGGGGAGGAACCAATTTCCtcctccttttttctttcctttgggAACCAATTTCCCTTCCTTGGTTGtcccaaacgcaggaaaggaaacactttcctttcccaatgccTAGATTCTGGGAAACAAACATGGCCTAAGAGTAATCTCATTCAGGTCTCCACCAATCACCCGTTCCCATGCAAACTAAGTGTTTTCAACAATGCCCAGGATAAGTGTCTATTCTCCAATTTTGGTTGCCAATAAAATCTCGTAAATCGCCACCGTTTCGGGTCCGAGCTCTCCCCAATAACCACGTCAATATGATTTTTCTGACGAAGATTGGACCTCCACTACAACGTCCTCATCCCAAAGTAGACACAACCCACCTACCCTACTCACACCTTttggggggtgtattgtatttggatttgtgcagattttttttaattgacagactttttgaaaagtccacagactttttaaaaagttgatagactgttattgatttcttaaaaccattgatatTAGCAACAAACTTTTTATTCATTCTTGAAAAtccatatactttattatgaatggcTTCTATAGATTTTCTAGTaaataaaaagttgatagactgctaTTGATTTTTTTAAACCATTGATGTTagcaacaaattttttattCATTATTGAAAAtccatatactttattatgaatgacttctatagattttctaataaataaaaataaaaaacaaagaacaCAACCAATGCAATCCAAATGCAAAGCAAGATAATAACTCGTTGCCTATTCAATGATTGAGTATCTTCTAGTAGAACTTGAACaatgatataaattcaaatcgatgagaataattaattaataagacaaAAACTAGTATTTCATAGCAACACTATTCAAGGTTTTAggggtagaccacaatatttgggtcttagggtttcataaatcattttttattgctattagggttccatgtatcacaattgaaccaaaaaaaaatcacattcaacaactacaatgaataTGTTAGGAATCAAAAAATATTGATATCatgaaagattagagaaaagataagaagaaacaagaaagaaagacgATAGATAACCAACCTCTTTGCGCGCAGAGATAAAACTTTaatagatttaaaaaaaaaagtctttgatagactttttcaaatctttggtctTATGGCTataaaattattggaatttggtatgtatagttaacactacaaagtccatgattatccttgattttctaattctataagtatgaataaaattttgaatacctctgaacttttattcatttttaaaagtcttaATTGAATACTCCTGGATTTTGGGGGAATTCATAAAGTCTTTACAAATCCTAATCGAATACCCCAAGACATTCATGGACTActgaaagtctatattgaatacacccagacttttaaattccatagatttcttaaaaagttccactaattccatatacaatacaccccccttagtctTTCTTCTTGGGACAAATTTACAATCCACAGAAAAACAAGACTTCCACCCTAGTTGTTGTCTAACCTCCACCATCTCCTCCTCCATACATCTTGTCtcactcaagaaaataagattgGGAACGTTTAGGGAAACCAGCCCTTTTAGTGCCTTCACTGTCCAAGGGTTCCCAATCCCTTGGCAGTTCCAACTCAAAAACATTCATGGCTCGTGATGGGTCAAAACCGGACCCATCACGGTAGGGCGTTCCAGAGCACACCTAGAACTCGTCTTCTTTCCAGTCTCACCTGCCCCTGTTCCTTTCCTTCGTCGTCCCCCAACTGCAAAACCCTTTGTGTTCTTCCCTTTCAGTGTATTTTCCCCATTCCTAGAAGGCCTAGGAGAAGACGGGGCCTGCTCGGCCTTAGAAGGCCCCCgtctattttgttttttcttgcCCAGCTCAAAAGCATCATCCAAGACAGTAACGATAATCTTTGCTCCATCATTGTGGGCCGTGCGACCCGACACCTATATATCCCACAATCAACTCCCTCATTCACTGCCCTCGTTTTGTCATTCCCCTTATCAATCAGCATTAAAGGCATATTTAAAAGTTGACCCGCCAAAGCCTCCTTCTCCTTCCGAGATCTCGCCACAACAGCTGCCTCCCCTTCAACTATAAACATTCCAGGCATGACCCATAATTAATGCTTGAGACAAATTAGGGCAATTATTAATGGGTACATCCCGTAAATTGCTCTCCATCTCAATCCTCTGTTCCACCGTTAACGGAGGATCTCCGATCCGCCTCCTCTTACTCCGACCtaccattccggccacctccatCCCCCCTAGTGAGTCAATCTCCATTCCACTATTTCCATCTAGTAAAACCCCGTCTTCCTCCCATTCGGATGTCGGCTTGACCATTCCCAATATTGGGAAGTCTGGAGCTTGCATTGCCCAACCAGATTTTGCCTTCTCAATCAGCCCAAATCTACACCCTGTCCAACACTCATCTACTGCCGGTTCAGACTCGTGTTCAGCCTCCTTTGCAAGCTTTTCTTCCAGCCACTTGTCTCTCTTCTTGGCACACATAAGGGCATCAAACTGTGGCTCAAGAATAGTGCCATTTTGATGGAGTTCACATATGTTAGAATCATGTGACAGTAGCCCACAGTAGTAGCAGAAGACTGGCAACttcacataatccagttcataCCATGAAGATTTCACCTCTCCCTGGTGTCGAACAGAAGCAACCTGCCGGAGTGGTTTGCTTGTATCAATCATCACTTGTACTTTCAAGGAAGAGCCTAGGTAAACTCCATGCACCGCTTCCTCCATCCGGACATACCAGCCTATTGCATTCCAATCCGTATTCTCACTCCGGTCTCTCTCTCCATGAACAATGGCTGTATACCCCAAGCCCTGATCCAGAAGAGTTGCCAGTTAAATGGGATCTTCAACAGGTCCTCCATTCCGTCAGTCGCCGAGATAGCGAAGAGTGCCTTATCAAAGTGCAAGGATAACCTTGCAACACCCTGTTTCTGTCATATTCATGTGAGAATGAGAAGACAATTCTATCACTTCCGTCAAGGGCAACAGCAGTCACCCTCGGTTGATCTCTTCCCTTCTTCTTCGGAGACCACAGAGACTTCATTGTCCCCATCAGTGCTTCCTTTCTATACGGATTGTTTGTGAGCAATCGACCAACAAGAAGGAATCTTCTCAGTTTCCAAGACTCAGAATTGTTTGGCAAGACGATCTCCTGAGACTCCTCCTCCGTTAAGGCCAGCCTTCTCACCATAGCCCCCAGATCTTCTTCCATCATACACAACCTGTTAGTTTCCCTTCCACCACACCCAAAACTGATGCAGGAAAACTAACATATGGTGAGGGGATCCCCACTACTGACAAAGAGATCAACTGTCATTTTTTGCGCCGAAGAGACAGCGACAAAAGAAACCCTAACTCTCACAGGTCTAGAGAGAAGGGACTTTTTTTGGCCGAAATTGAGCTAGTAATCAGTTTTTTTCACTAGGAGTAATATTAACTGGAATACAAGAGGACATTAAttatgagaaagaaaaaactagCAAGTAGCAATAATGAGTTACAACTACATCCCCTGATATGGCTTTTGTTTATTAATTTCCCTGATCTCATATTTTTTCGAAATTGGTTATCCATCAAGTTGGTTCGAAGCCGATCTTACTCATACAGCCTAGTGTTTTAGCCTATCTGAAATATATAGATGTGGGTCCATGGGAAAGCatggttttgttttggttcttggattcaaagtattggtggtgataccaccactcaatataaaactgccatgtgttataaaacataattatagttaattatgatgttttattaaaaaattatattttaagtattcaattaattatatatgatgtggcaagttttaatagggtggtgatatcaccacaaaataaaagtggtgagcaaatttgaatccttggTTCTTGTTGTTTGGTGACGCCAGTCGATCCTTGGACCTAGTAGTCTTCACAAATAAAGCAAAGGCCACCAGGCCAAGAAGGGACTAGCATGGGAAAGCATAGTTGATGTTTTAGATTCAAGTTAATGTACTTAAATCACTGTAACAATACGAACTCTGTATACATCAATTCATATTTTGTGCATAGACTTGTCTTACAATATTCTAGTTGTGATTTTTCCTTCTTGGGTGAATAAGAGATGAAGGATGAGGAGATGGAGGTAAAAGTGGAAATAAATGATTAATTGTGATCTTGTTCTATATGAAACTAGTTGTACCAACTATCATCATCGTGTTGAGAGAAAGGGGGAGATGTACCTGCTTAATTAATGTACTGTAAATTTGTAACGAGCAATGTGCTATCACTTTCataaagaaaccaaaaatatatataagagtTCAAGGTCAGAAGGAAAACCCACAAACGGAGGTGCAGTTGGCGAAACAGATACTAATTCATGTAGGAATCCTTCATCCACACTCTGCTAGCTAGTATTTGACAAAATAGCAAGGCATATATGCTTCTGATCTATGAGTAGCCAAAAGATTAGCCCTTATCAAAATCTCAATTTGAAACCTAGCTAAATCAACATTAACTAAAAAGTAAACGAATCAAGTGGTCTCCCGAAAATTAATTTATATAAATGTAAAAACAAAATAGAGAAATTAAGTCAACCAGAAAGACATGACTGAACTCTAGTTGGGTGACTTGTGTGGAAGTCCTAGATATAGGATAGTAGTTCTTAGAATGTAATTATTTTCTAATACGTTCCAATAAAATCTTAGATCTTACAGATGATTAATAAACTAGCCACCTTGAAACACAATATGTGCAAAGTTACCATATATGGAACTTTTTTAAGTCTAGCCAATGTATTAATGTATTATAGTCCAGTGAAGATAATTCCTATGTTCTAATGTTGAGTTGATAAATGGTGAGTTAAAAATAAGGGTTAAATTGAGTGAATAGCAAGGACAAGCATATCTTGGTGTAGTTATGGTTACTAATAATGTAATACTACTAGGAATAACAACCTGCACGATGCCACGGGGCAGAATTTCTACTTTATGCTCACTAaatttgaaaaaggaaaattgcTATAGATAGTATAACTACATTTAGGTTGTCCAACGATTGTCAATTTCTGTCATTCTAAGTGAACTAACAACTAATAGTAATCAAATGAAGTTCTCagtttcaaacaaatctttcaCATGTTCATTTAACACTTCGTACAACCACCTCGAAGCTCATTTGTGTACTGATCTGAAAGGTTATAACCTTCTTGCTTTGTAGAGTGAAAATTTCGTCCCTCCAGAGATGGAGTATGTAGGAGTTTCTTGAAGCTTATATATCAAGTTTCCCTTCTCAGCTTCCTCAGTCGTCCAAGAACTCCGCACCTGCTGCTAGTTGCTACAATGTTGTGGGCACTAAGGGTGATTGTGATTCCATATATAGCAGAATTTTGTGTCATTCTTGAATGCCTTAGCTCCACTCAAAAAATCATATAGTTGGATTATAGATTTCTGCATATTCGAAGCAGAACCTCCGTAGCCTTAAATACTTTGATAGAAGTGGAAATTGTGTGACTTgtgaaaatgaattaattaatttcaagaaAACATTTACCTGCAATAATCAATTGGATTTTCTGAGGAACTTATTGAGTTTACCTTGTGAAGCAAATATCTGCTTCCCCCACTTGAATTCTGAGATCATTCGAAATTTCAAAGGAAACtgacagaagaaaaaaaatgagagagagagagagagagagagagaagaagaagaagaagaagaagaagaagaagaatcttttAGTAACAACCTTCTGTTCATTAATAATACAGCATATCCtaaaaataatttcatatttaaTCAGGTGTGCTTTTACCTTATAGCGTTAGAAGTTATCAGTGCAATCAAGACCTGGAATCAAATAAGGTCTCTTCTTTACTACATGCTAATACTTTGAACATGCTCATCCGTAAGTTCAGTATTGATAATGTGAtcctcttgttgttgttgttaatttTCTGGTACATTTTCCCCAACTTCTTCatcgatcatcatcatcatcttcaagcaTGACTTGTTCAAACCACAGTGCCATCTCTCTGAACTGATCTTTGACCCTTTTAAGCCTCCTCTGAAATTCCCCAACATATACACACATCAATTCAATATTGAACTTGGAGGAACCACCACAATCAAACTACTTGATCAATCATGAAGAAATTAACAGGGACCACGATCACTAAAAGTCATCTACATTAAATACAATTTGATCATTGATGAAGAAACTACTGGACACATACTGTAAAGACCTCAACTTTCCTTAAAGCATAGGACAAACATAACCTCCTAGAGCACTAAATCAAACGGATGAAGACAGAATAAAATGAACCTGTGGCAAACAAATAGTTACATCATTTAGATTAACTATTCTTTATGTAAAGGCTGACCGGGGGACGCCAAGATAAGTGAAAGGAAGAGACCCTTGTTTGACACCACCAAATATTTTCTGAATAATAAAACGCCGACGATAAGCATATTTTCCCAGGAAAACTAGTTATTTAGCTTTGTTGAATCGTTGCCCTGAATTCAAGCCATATTCCTCCATAAAATGCATCAATGAACGCTTGGTACCCCGCATGAAAACCATAATATCATATGCAAAAGGAACATGAGAAGGCAGAGTAATACCAAGAGGAGCTGATATGAAATCAATACGTCTATCTTCAAGCTTGGTTAGACCCCTACTCAATACTTCCTCAACAAGACAAAAGAGAATAGGTGATAAAGGATTGCCTTGACGAACTCCACACGAAAGGAAAACCTTCCAGTGTACCATTAATTAGAATTGACAAGTGTGTAGAGCCCAGAATAGCTTTAATCCAATCCCGAAAAATATCTGAAAAACCAAATGCCTTCAAAACACGAAGTCAGAATCCCCAGTCTAGAGTATCAAAAGCCTTTTGTACATCAAACTTAATTGCTGTGTTACCAGCCTTGCAATTACGATCTGgaaggttttttttgttttttaattcaaATAAAGCTTCATTAATAGAGGTGTGAACTACCTCAAATGTTTACAATCATCTTTTAGTACCTCCACAATGAAGTCTGGAGGTTTCACAAACCAAATAGATCTATGCCGAGCTTCAAAAGATAAGTTAGCTAAACAATGGGCTACAGGGTTGCAGACTCGTGAAGTATGCTGCACAATAATGTCAGTTCTGTGGTTTAGCTCCTGACAAATGTCATCAATTATCCCTTCATCATTGACAGAAGTAAATTGGGTGGCTGCAATACTAGAAACAGCTTCCAAACAGTCTGTCTCGATAATGATATTGCTAACCTGCATTGTGGCTACCAATTTCAAACCCTCCTTGATGGCACATAGCTCTACTTGTCTTGCAGACGCAACAACTGGGATTGGAGCTGCAAAGGCGGCTTGAAACTGTCATGCATCATCTGGAAGGTTGATAGACTCTGAAGCCAATATAATAGGGTCTGCAATAATGTGACCTTTATGAAAAGCACTCTGGTTTGGGGATATAATCCGAGCAGTAATATTTCCCAATCTGTcagctctaatttttttttaaagtttgaaaacaaaatttgCCATAGCAATGGAACGCACTGTGTTACTGATTCTACTCCAAGAACTTTAGGAATCAagatcattaagtttgaatTGAAATGGGGGAGAATGTAACCATTAGTGAAAAGCTATGAACAAATCAGACTACCTCCACACCAACAATTGACGAGCATTTCATGAAAAAAACTACCCCAAAACCATCTGGACCTGGAGAGCTATTATGATCCATGGAACATATAGCTTGAAAAATTTCCTCAGATACGGGAATGGCTGTTAGCAGAGCATTATCCTCATTAGTTACAAGTTCTGAAATTACTTGAGAAACCAGACCAATGTCTGTAATTGAAGAATCTGCTGTGAAGGGCTCGCTGAAATAATTACTACATGATCACTTATCTCTTTTGGGTCATCAATAATACAACTTCCATCTCTCATAATGGATAAAGATTGTTTTAGCTGATGAACCTTGACCATTGCATGAAAGAAAGATGTGTTACGATCACCCCCTGTAAGCCACTTGATCCTTGATTTatcacaaaaaataaataaataaataaataaaaattcctGAAGAGCAAGGGCCACATGAACTTGAACATTAACAACACTCTCCTTAGAAAGCCTGTCTTCTGAAGGACACAAACTAGCAATTTCCTGCTGAATTTTATCCAAGTCTACAAAAGAATTTTTCACCATTATTTTAACATCCCCAAACTCAGTTTTATTCCAAGCCTGAATCCGCTGCATAAGAGTCCGAAGCTTAGAAGCCAAGACAAACATTGGATTGCCATAGAATTGAACACTCTGCCAGACATCTGtcaccaaagaaagaaaacttggATGATCCAATCACATGCGTTGAAACCAGAATGGTGATATCTGAATAAGCATGAGCCTTGAGAAGGACACTAAAAGAGGACAATGATATGAGGAACAACGTGGAAGCATGGTGCATTCCAAATTGCACTAAACATCCATCCAAGAAAAATTACTGAGACATCGATCAAGACTGATTTCGACACTTGCACTAACACCCCTTTTGTTTGTTCAACTATAAGAGAAGCCCTTAGTAGGAAGATGAACCAGTTCACAATTAGTTGACATATCTTGAAACTCCAAGCATGAAACCACATTGGGAAGAATTCCACCTCTTTTTTCATGAGCTCCTAGATCACAATCAAAATCTCCCAACACTATCCAATGCCCGTGGACAAAGTTATTTTTAACATGAAGTAGATCTTCCCAAAGTCGACGACACTCCGGTGAAGTTGTTTTAGCATAAACGCAGGTCAAAACACAATTGACAAAGTCCAAAGTGCAACAAATTGTAAGCTGTTAATCTATAGCTAGTAATATGGTTGGTTGAATAGCTTGAACATAGAAGAGCAAAATATTTGGAGGTTGGTCACCTCGGTCATTTACACTGGAAACATCTTTAAAGAATGCCAAAATGAAGATTTAAGTgtacttaaattaataaaaggtTCAGAAATACCAATAATTGAAGGTTGATATTTGTGAATCATCCTACGCAAGACTCTTTGAGTAGGGGCATTGCCATGCTCCGAGCATTCCAGAATAAAATCTTCATAGGTTAAGGCATGAGGTGGGAGCCCTATTACGAGCATGATAATAGTCTGAAGCTTGCTCCTATAATATTTTCTCACACATTATCTTCTTTCGCTTCTTTTGCTTTGATTTAGAAAGGACAACGGTCATACTTTTGTCTGGCCCTTGAAAACAACTCCATCTCCCTCCGTCACAATTGAGGAGGAAGGGAATGAGTCCCCATCATCAACTGAAGCCTGAATAGTAATCTCCTTGAATGCTTTGCGTCAAGGGACTAATCATTTGGTTCAAGGAACACTTGGTCTGCCAATTGCTCAATTAATCATTGGTAGCCCCACAATGACCTCCTGAGCCAAAATGACAAACTGATTTTCATTGTTATTAGGAGTCCCCGGCCTCAGAAGCAAAATTGTACTCCCTGGACTACTAGCTCTCCCATTGTCAATAGGTTCTATATTTCTCTTGGAATCTTGTGTCGCACCCCATTTTTACACataattaaaaatcaaaatataatctcataattat
It encodes:
- the LOC112163789 gene encoding uncharacterized protein LOC112163789, producing the protein MADKEGGVVRNFRQMLGLVEALDLCLSDVKFVEPKFTWHGIRSGHLIKIRLDRFMACQRWKDFFGASRVVHLNPSTSDYLPILLEIREIRQRQRKRKKRFRFEEFWLKEEECKKVVESGWEKAVGSYPFLKICNKIDLTRKALEKWSSNQFGSLKRNIEDTRAKLAVFYDSTQFTPPIELKFELEAKLNNLLQQELLFWRERAKVFWLQDDDANAKFFHQRASNRKKKNCLHGLFDDYGA